The Lolium perenne isolate Kyuss_39 chromosome 6, Kyuss_2.0, whole genome shotgun sequence genome segment TAGGTTACCGCCGTCCAGCCCTGATCGGAGGGTGGGAGGCCACCCTGCGGCTGTCACTATTTATCCGTTCGTCGCGCCGTCGCGCGGGCCTCCTGACTCTCATGGCGATGGCAGCGCGGCGCCTCGTCCCCTTCCACCTCCGCCCGGCCGCCGCGCAGCCCCTCGCCGGCGTCGCGGCCGCTCCGCACCGCCGCAAGCACGACGCCGTCTCGTGCAAATCCGCCGGCAAGACCCAGGCGAGGACCAAGGCCAGCATGTGGCGGCCGCAGCGGCGCGAGCTGGAGGAGCACCTCAAGCGGCGCACCCGCTCGGAGGGCGCCTTCGACCCCGACCTCTACCGGCGCCACTCCCACTCACAACACGTCCCCGTCCTGCTCGGCGAGGTCCTCGCCGCGTtccgccgcccgctgccgctccGCTCCTTCGTCGACTGCACCCTCGGCGCCGCCGGCCACTCCCTCGCCGTCCGTAATCCCATTCCCTTCCCATTTGCATATCCTTGGTCGTGCGCACAAGCTGTTCGTGTTCGGTGGAATTGAATGCCTATACCTGTTGTAACTTGCAATGTTGCGTGCTCATTTGTGCCTATAAGCTGTTCGATGAATTGCCTCTTGGGCTTGTGTAATGACAGATGATGGAGGCGCACCCGGAGATGGAGCTGCACGTTGGCATGGATGTTGATCCCTCTGCGCTAGAGATTGGCCAGCGCCACATCGAGGCGTTCCTTGCCAGTAGGACAAGGGATGAAGATGGAGAGGATGCTTCGCAAGAGAAGCTGCGCGCCTACACTCACATCAAGAATTTCAAGTACATAAAGCAGGTTCTTGGTGGCGTCGACGAGAGCCTTGCGGATGGCTCTTGCGGGGTTGATGGCATCCTTATCGACCTTGGCATGTCATCCATGCAGGTCAAAATTTCAGTAAAATGTGGTGAAACTGATGATATGCCTCTGGCATTTAACATGTGCTGATCTGAATTCGCTGTTCCACTGTATGCAGGTTAACAGGTCAGATAGGGGATTTAGTGTCATGCATGATGGTCCACTCGATATGCGTATGGACCCTAAGGTCAGTGTTGATTTACTCCTGCTTACATCCTTACTGGTTATTCTTTATTCTACTTATTATTAAAATGCACCATCTATGAATGCTTTATGCTTCTTGCTAGTTACTACAATTATAGTGTTGCATCTTGCATGAGTAAAGATTAAAACAACTTAGAAGCCACAACATTATTTTTCTGTAGAAGCCACACTATTTGCATTTTAGAACTAATTAATACTCTATATTAAAATTTGTCAATCAAATGTTCATTTATACTATATTGAACTCGGGTGTCAAAATATCCAAAAGGAAAAATGTCAAATGGTGCAACTCAACCTTGACATTTGTTTTCTGTTCAAACGGTTTACTGCTTCTAACCAATTAGTAGACAGGCAACTTTAACAGCAGAAGATATCTTGAATTCCTGGCCTGAGCTTGAAGTTGGGCGTATCCTCCGTGATTATGGGGAGGAAAGCAATTGGCAATCCCTTCAGAGGAGAATTGTTAAAGAACGGAAAACAGGGGGTTTGCACTCTACTGGGGAGCTTGTCAAACTTATCCAAAGAACATGTACCATTTCAGGAGGTATATacaaagctatgattgtgataacACGGGGCAAGGTttccttttatttttgtttttctgaTAAACTTTTGCTAAATTTCTAAAAAAATAATGATTTGCTTGTGTACCATTGATGTATGCAAATTACTGCTTTTTTTACTTGTACATTTTTCTCAAGGTTTCTCTGTAGCATATGCAATAACATTACAGAATGATACTAATCAGTAGTTTTTGCAAGGCAGAGATAATTAATAAGAATCTCACAACAAGTTTATGAACTACAGGACGACAAGGCTGGATTAAGACAGCAACAAGGGTGTTTCAGGCCCTTAGGATTGCAGTTAATGATGAACTCCAAATTCTAGAAGACACAATTCATTCTTGTTTTGACTGCCTAGCAACAGATGGCCGTCTTGCTGTGATCTCGTTCCACAGTTTAGAGGATAGAATTGTGAAGCAGACATTCCTGGAACTTATTCATGGAGGCGAAGCCGATGAGGACGTTGAAGACTTGGCGTATGCTGATATTGACGATGAAGATGAACCATGGTTTAAGCAGAGAGTACAAGGTACTAATGGCACCGTGCTGACAAAAAGACCGATAACCCCTTCACAAGAGGAAGAGAAACTAAATCAGAGGTGTAGAAGTGCAAAGCTCAGAGTTATCCAGAAGGCCTAAAGAATATCTCTGGATAAAAGGCTTGAATGATCACTGATGACATTGGCACAAAGATCCGTCGAGAGTGCCAAACATGTGAACGGCACCTCCTCATCTGTACTCCGTGATGCATAGACACAAGTTTTACCAGAAAATTGCGGCTGAGTCGGAAGTCTTTGTTTTGTTTTCCTGGTTGATCGGGGACATGGGAAGTAGAGGTTTAGGTCAGTAGATTAAAAGAACCGTATTTGTACCATTTTTCGACCTCACTCATGTATATTGTACTCTGTAAGTCACATTCTCTTGCAAGATACAATCAGATCTCTAGagcaaaagtttggacttggtaCCGAGAGGTGGTTCAAGTAATATATATGTCataatttaattttttttttgggtttGAAGAAGCCTATAAACAATTATACTAATGCTCCTGTTTATAACATATTAGTATGATGAATCTAATGAAATTAATTTGGTGTTATAGGTGTTGATATATTTTTCTATAGACTTGGACTTCAGCTAATTTGGAAACGGAGGGGATATGTGTTAAAAATCCCATGGAGTTGTAAATTTTTTTACACCCCCACTTGAAGGTATGTTTCTCTGCAATTCACTCATTGTAGAATTCACAATGCACCATGTAGTAAATTTTATGTGGTTACTTGTCGAGATGCTGCACCGTGCAGATTCTTATGCTGGCCATATTTTGCGAGGCCGGTATGGTCGATGTTGTTCGCCGGGGTGGCGGGGCACATAGTGGTGGTGCATCTTGTACAAGAGCAAGCGTGTCAGCTCATGGCATCCAAATGATGGAACTCATAAAATCCGAATGCCTCATTTAGGTATCATGGCACTGGTCTTTTGTCACCTAGTACTAGTTCTGTTAGAGCGTGTATAATTAATGCAAGTGTCTAGTCAAGTGGGTAACAAAACAAAGCCCAGAAATGTTGTACTGACCGGGCAATATAAAAGTCTGAATGGCACAGCAGTCCACAAACAATTAAAGGGATTCTAAAAACATTTAAATAAAAGCTGCCATCCCAAACAGTGGATCACATCAGATTAGTTGACTTTGAGATTGATTGGGATGTCCAACCGGCGTTCTCAAAAGATAAGTCCTAGACGCATTGCCCATTCTCCTTCTGAAACAGCGCCTCATCAACCACTGTTACTCTGTCAACAGCGCTATCCTTCTTTCCCAGGTTCATTCCTTGTCATACAGTACTATTTTTTATCTGATTTGCACTTGCAAGCTTGGTTGCTCTGTTGTTAGAGAGCACATATTTGTTTTTGGAACTAGAGGAGCACATCACATGGTTAAATTGCTCATGACCTTCCTAGATATTAAGATGTAGACTTGTAATTAATCCCTGTTCATCAGCTTCCTGTTCTTATTTCTATCAGGAAGATGGACCATGCAAGTGTCACGCCAAGGCGTCTCTCCTATGGGATATTGTTGATAAGATGAATGAGACACAGACTAAGATTCGATTACTGTCACCCCTATCACATATAGACACTCTAAGTATGTGGGTTGGCCAGGTATGTATTTTACTTGGAAATAACCTGCTTTACCTTAGGTATTTACCCCCCAAAAATCACCAGATCAGTTGTTATTTGTGCCTTTTATTGTCCTTCTTTAGATACGCAAACATACAAGAGTGTACTTTCCAGtgggtaaaaagtaattttccTACCTCACTTTCTCACATAAAATCTAATTACTGCACACACTTACACAAGAAGAACCAGACTGTTGCTTTACCAAAATTTCCACTCATCTTTATGATAATTGTTATCTGTTTTTGTTGTGTGCATTGTGCTTCTGTGCGAATACTCCCATTATAGAATTGCCATGATGAAACCTGTCATAAGCCTAATACATGTTTTTAGAAGGAACTGTTTTACATGTTTTACCATTTGACAGAGCAAGGCTAAAGCTGAAAAGAATCAATTGATGATGTCTTCTGACAACAAAAATTCATGCCAGCTCTGCAAACTGGAAAAACTTACTTTTGAGCCTCCGTTGATACATTGCTCCCCTTGTGGTGCTCGGATAAAGAGAAATGCA includes the following:
- the LOC127308438 gene encoding uncharacterized protein — its product is MAMAARRLVPFHLRPAAAQPLAGVAAAPHRRKHDAVSCKSAGKTQARTKASMWRPQRRELEEHLKRRTRSEGAFDPDLYRRHSHSQHVPVLLGEVLAAFRRPLPLRSFVDCTLGAAGHSLAMMEAHPEMELHVGMDVDPSALEIGQRHIEAFLASRTRDEDGEDASQEKLRAYTHIKNFKYIKQVLGGVDESLADGSCGVDGILIDLGMSSMQVNRSDRGFSVMHDGPLDMRMDPKATLTAEDILNSWPELEVGRILRDYGEESNWQSLQRRIVKERKTGGLHSTGELVKLIQRTCTISGGRQGWIKTATRVFQALRIAVNDELQILEDTIHSCFDCLATDGRLAVISFHSLEDRIVKQTFLELIHGGEADEDVEDLAYADIDDEDEPWFKQRVQGTNGTVLTKRPITPSQEEEKLNQRCRSAKLRVIQKA